One stretch of Mangifera indica cultivar Alphonso chromosome 9, CATAS_Mindica_2.1, whole genome shotgun sequence DNA includes these proteins:
- the LOC123225413 gene encoding IQ domain-containing protein IQM2-like, producing the protein MGVNMSCPFSEDSDFETGLESVIVKSISFGDEEVKTLVRSISFKSEDMEPTILKSLGAGKMIKEGSVSFKESELEVMISRSSSLTDKEKDESIKLITKKSFRMEDYSPRSDDSAETVRQLPVLDPCNTKDQAAIKLQKVYKSFRTRRKLADCAVLVEKSWWKLLDFAELKRSSVSFFDIEKHETAISRWSRAKNRAAKVGKGLSKNDKARKLALQHWLEAIDPRHRYGHNLRFYFEKWLLSKSREPFFYWLDIGEGKEVNLVEKCPRSKLQSQCIKYLGPMERKSYEVHIKDGKFYYEQTGEILHTFDDGEAKWIFVLSTSKTLYVGKKKKGTFQHSSFLAGGATMTAGRLIVENGGLKAVWPHSGHYRPTEENFKDFISFLKENDVDITNVQMSPIDEEISHDKQSSSLHIRNHSSEEDMTRVFDGLETDEINAEELSEEKTTSVEHTTSALSELPKLGRFSNFSRKLVSLEIPKKSKLFERVESDNPAGEPSDNKLSAESPVAHSHLMEKAAAASEQNNTDAKQNQSDELQIEAVPQEAILQRINSLKGMKSYQLGKQLSFKWTTGAGPRIGCVRDYPSELQFRALEKVNLSPRSATYLRSKLRFNNLGGASSPMGPGGKLEATVSLPVPEKGNF; encoded by the exons ATGGGGGTCAATATGTCCTGCCCATTTTCTGAAGACAGTGATTTTGAAACTGGCTTAGAATCAGTCATAGTTAAATCCATTAGTTTTGGAGATGAGGAAGTAAAAACTCTGGTTCGATCCATCAGTTTCAAAAGCGAGGATATGGAACCAACAATATTGAAATCCTTGGGTGCCGGAAAGATGATAAAGGAAGGATCTGTTAGCTTTAAAGAAAGTGAATTGGAAGTGATGATCTCCCGTTCATCTTCTTTGACTGACAAAGAAAAGGATGaatctattaaattaattacgAAAAAGAGTTTCAGAATGGAAGACTATTCTCCAAGATCGGATGATTCTGCTGAAACAGTCCGACAATTACCAGTTTTGGATCCCTGTAATACCAAAGATCAAGCTGCAATCAAATTACAGAAAGTGTACAAAAGTTTCAGAACCAGAAGGAAGCTTGCAGATTGTGCTGTGCTTGTTGAGAAAAGCTG GTGGAAGCTCTTAGATTTTGCTGAACTCAAGCGGAGTTCTGTATCGTTCTTTGATATTGAGAAACATGAAACTGCCATTTCTCGGTGGTCAAGAGCAAAAAACAGAGCTGCTAAG GTTGGAAAAGGTTTATCAAAGAATGACAAAGCTCGAAAACTTGCATTACAACACTGGCTTGAAGCA ATAGATCCAAGGCATCGTTATGGACATAATCTACGCTTCTATTTTGAAAAATGGCTTCTTAGCAAGAGTAGAGAACCCTTCTTTTACTG GCTAGATATAGGGGAAGGAAAGGAAGTAAATCTTGTTGAAAAATGTCCTCGGTCAAAGCTTCAGTCGCAGTGCATCAAGTATCTTGGACCT ATGGAAAGGAAGTCCTATGAAGTTCATATAAAGGATGGCAAATTCTATTACGAACAGACAGGAGAGATCTTGCACACATTTGATGACGGCGAAGCTAAGTGGATTTTCGTCCTTAGCACATCAAAAACCTTGTATGTtggtaaaaagaagaaagggaCATTTCAGCATTCCAGTTTCTTGGCTGGAGGAGCCACAATGACTGCTGGGAGATTAATTGTCGAAAATGGTGGGCTTAAG GCAGTTTGGCCTCACAGTGGTCATTATCGGCCTACAGAGGAAAATTTTAAGGACTTCATTTCATTCCTTAAAGAGAACGATGTTGATATCACAAATGTCCAG ATGAGTCCAATAGATGAAGAAATCTCACATGATAAACAAAGTTCCAGTTTACATATTAGGAACCACTCTTCTGAAGAGGACATGACTCGGGTGTTTGATGGATTAGAGACTGATGAGATCAATGCTGAAGAGTTGAGTGAAGAAAAAACCACTTCAGTGGAACATACAACATCTGCTTTATCAGAACTACCCAAGTTGGGGAGGTTCAGCAATTTTAGTAGAAAATTGGTCAGTCTTGAAATACCGAAAAAGAGCAAGCTGTTCGAGAGAGTAGAGAGTGACAATCCAGCTGGTGAGCCGAGCGACAACAAATTATCAGCAGAGTCTCCAGTGGCTCATTCACATTTGATGGAAAAAGCAGCTGCTGCTTCTGAACAGAACAACACGGATGCAAAGCAAAACCAGTCAGACGAATTGCAAATAGAAGCGGTTCCTCAAGAAGCAATTCTCCAAAGAATTAATTCACTCAAAGGAATGAAGTCATATCAACTGGGGAAGCAATTGTCTTTCAAATGGACAACAGGAGCAGGACCGCGCATAGGCTGTGTGAGGGACTATCCATCTGAGCTTCAATTCCGAGCTCTGGAGAAGGTAAACTTGTCTCCAAGAAGTGCCACTTATTTAAGATCTAAGCTACGCTTTAACAACTTGGGTGGCGCAAGCTCACCGATGGGTCCTGGTGGCAAACTTGAAGCAACTGTCAGTCTACCAGTGCCTGAAAAAGGAAACTTTTAA